In Helicobacter mastomyrinus, the sequence CCAATAGCTGTATTAGCGATATTTATCATATGTTCTTTAAGCTTTTCTAAATCCCTTGCAATCGCCTCACGTGATGTGGGAGAGTGAATATCGTTTGCCGCTTGAAGAATCTTCGTATTGAATTGCTCTGCAGTTTGAGAAAGTTCCGCAAGTGCTTTGTCAGTATTAAGCGTAGCAGTATGAGCGTCGTGGCTCACATCAATGCCCTGGTCAAGATTTGCCTTTTCATATTCAAGCTTTAGATTTTGATTAAACACGCTACTATCTTGATAGCCATATTGGATCTTTAATCCCGAAGCAATTTTGGTGTTTATATCCATTAGCTTGCTTTGCATAGTGCCCTGATAATAATTCATTTGGTTATATTTCGTGCCAAATGTAACTCGCATTACCCTTCCTTGTATTTAATTAGTTAAGTAATATCTTAATTATCGACTTTTAAAGCAAAAATAATACCCTTTTGGCCGTATTTACATTATTTTATCTTACATTCATCATAACAATGTGCATTTTTTTCACATTTTATACCCTGAAATTAGCGTATAATATCAAGTATCTCTTCTGCTTGCTCATAAATAATCTTACTCTTATCCCACTCCCGTTCGCCCTTACGTTGCTTTATGCCCAACTTTGGATTCTCTACGCCTTTTTCATTACCCATTGGGATTTTTGCTTCTCCCTCGATTTCTTTATAATAGATAGTTGTTGGAGAATCCACAAAACGATCTGTATGTACTTCATACTCTTTAAGTGATGAGCCACCCATTATATCAGCTTCACTTTTACCAAGCAAATTAGGCGGGATGGGCAAACGTTTGATCACACCATTAGGAGAAATCTCCATAATGCCAAGCAATGCACCACTTTTGTGGTCAATCATTAAAGTTTGATTAGGCTTAAGATTAAGCTCTATACGTTCGATACTATCAAAATCAAGTATCATATTATCCGCCCACACATTCATAGCTATACCCATACATAGTAATGCAAATGTATGTCTTGTACGCATTTACCGCTCCTTTTGCTTAGAATCTGATTTAAAGTTTAATGCTAAGATTATACTTAAATTTTGCTTTTTAAAGGATTTTTATGCAAAACATTACTCCCATTAGCACAGCAAACGCCCCCCAAGCCATTGGTCCCTATTCACAAGCCTATATCTGCAATGGTATGATTTACACCTCAGGGCAAATTGCCCTCACGCCACAAGGTACTTTTATAGAGGGTAATATTACCGCTCAAAGCATACAAGTGCTTGAAAATCTCAAAGCTATTCTAGAATCTGCGGGAAGCAGTTTGCAAAAAGTCATTAAAACCACCGTTTTTCTTAGCAATATGGAGGATTTTAACACCCTTAATACTATATATGCACAATACTTTGGCTCACATAAACCTGCTCGCAGCACAATTGCGGTAAAGACACTTCCTAAAAATGCACTTGTAGAAATCGAGTGCATTGCTACACTCTAAGATTCTATAAAGGCAATATATGGACGATTTACGCAATATATTTCGTATTTTTACCGCCCCACTTGATTTTATCAATAAATATTTTAAGTCGCTTATCTTTATCTTTATTGTGCTGCTTATTCTAGTCCCAAGCAACGATACGAAAGAGCACCAAAAACCCAATTTGGCTAAGCTCTATCTCACTATGCCTATTTATGAGAGCGAGAGCTTTGCCGCACAAATAAAGAAAATCACAGACAATAAGCATATTCAAGGTGTGCTACTCATTATTGATTCGCCCGGTGGAGCGGTGGGAGCGAGTATAGAAATTGCCGATATGATTAAACACCTTTCTACTAAAATGCCTGTGGTCGCCTATGTGCGTGGCTCAATGGCAAGTGGAAGCTACTATGCGGGTATGTATGCTAATGAAATTTATGCTAATCGTGGGGCATTAGTTGGCTCTATTGGCGTGATTTTTAGCGGTATGAATATAGCAGAGCTAATGGAAAAAGTAGGTATCAAGGAGCAAGGTATTAAAGCAGGTGCGTATAAAGAAGTAGGTACGATGACACGCCAATGGAGCGAATCAGAAAAAGATTTTTTAGAACATCTTATCAATGAGCAATACACGATGTTTTGGCAAGATGTCATCAAGGCTCGTGGATCAAAGCTTGTAAGCAAAAATCATCATCAATTTGCAGAGGGTAAAATATTCTCCGCATCTCAGGCTCAAAAACTAGGATTGATTGATAAAGTTGGCTCAATGCAAGAAGCAATTAGCGCATTACAAAAGCATAGTAATGTAGAAAAGCCCGTATGGCTTAAAAAAGACAAGTTTGAAGATTATATGGATAAACTCTTAGATTCTATGAGTTCTAAGGTGCTTTCACTCACTGCTCCCTCGCTCAAGGCACATTTGTGAATGTACCTCAACGCATTATTCTTATTAGCGCACCGGATAAAAAGGGGCTTGTGTATCACATCTCATCTGTGCTTTATGAGTTAGGGCTAAATATCGAGCGCAACGATGAATATGTTGATAAAGAAATTTTACGATTTTTTATGCGCACACACACTTGCGGCGAGGTAGATGATAGGATTCTTAAAAATAAATTAGAATCTATCCTGCCGCCTCACAGCACACTAACCATTCAGCCCACTAGCAAAAAAAATATTATTATTCTTTG encodes:
- a CDS encoding RidA family protein, whose translation is MQNITPISTANAPQAIGPYSQAYICNGMIYTSGQIALTPQGTFIEGNITAQSIQVLENLKAILESAGSSLQKVIKTTVFLSNMEDFNTLNTIYAQYFGSHKPARSTIAVKTLPKNALVEIECIATL
- the sppA gene encoding signal peptide peptidase SppA, with amino-acid sequence MDDLRNIFRIFTAPLDFINKYFKSLIFIFIVLLILVPSNDTKEHQKPNLAKLYLTMPIYESESFAAQIKKITDNKHIQGVLLIIDSPGGAVGASIEIADMIKHLSTKMPVVAYVRGSMASGSYYAGMYANEIYANRGALVGSIGVIFSGMNIAELMEKVGIKEQGIKAGAYKEVGTMTRQWSESEKDFLEHLINEQYTMFWQDVIKARGSKLVSKNHHQFAEGKIFSASQAQKLGLIDKVGSMQEAISALQKHSNVEKPVWLKKDKFEDYMDKLLDSMSSKVLSLTAPSLKAHL